In the genome of Rhizobium rhizogenes, one region contains:
- a CDS encoding TadE/TadG family type IV pilus assembly protein, translated as MMAGLVDAVANGRHRFAALAARFIKDRRGVGAVEFAIIFPILLALYVTSFELTIGYNTYKRASSASATINDLISKTGSVDKAYLKNMQHVAAAVFAPYSTTGLKLKISGITIDKQKQAKIAWSWDERDQKPYPVGSVVAVPPRLLIAETFLIHVELSVPHELLMFMTDVSSSGVRSITIGRDYFFKQRDAEVTCTNC; from the coding sequence ATAATGGCAGGGCTGGTGGACGCCGTGGCGAATGGCAGACATCGTTTTGCCGCGCTCGCCGCGCGCTTCATAAAGGATCGGCGCGGCGTCGGCGCGGTGGAATTTGCAATCATCTTCCCGATATTGCTCGCCCTTTATGTGACGTCCTTCGAACTCACCATCGGCTACAATACCTATAAGCGGGCAAGCAGCGCTTCGGCGACGATCAACGACCTGATCTCGAAGACAGGCTCGGTTGACAAGGCCTATCTTAAAAACATGCAGCATGTTGCAGCCGCCGTCTTTGCACCTTACAGCACGACGGGTTTAAAGCTGAAGATCAGCGGCATAACAATCGACAAGCAGAAACAGGCGAAAATCGCCTGGTCCTGGGATGAGAGAGACCAGAAGCCTTATCCCGTGGGATCGGTGGTGGCGGTTCCGCCGCGTCTGCTGATTGCGGAAACCTTCCTGATCCATGTCGAGCTTTCCGTCCCGCATGAATTGCTGATGTTCATGACCGACGTCTCATCCTCCGGTGTAAGATCGATCACCATCGGCCGCGACTACTTCTTCAAGCAACGCGATGCGGAGGTCACCTGCACCAATTGCTGA
- a CDS encoding glutamate synthase-related protein codes for MSVTEQKFGLYDAAFEKSSCGVGFITRKDGMQTHDVLKRGHEALCAVPHRGGMSAEGVGDGAGVSLDLSLSFFRELTGQGSLKAGRFGVGNFFLPQNPAFHGEAVGIIGSALKEQGFSVLLVRDVPVNDAAIRPAAIPYQLPIRQWVFSAPMECATLAEFDWRIHKALLAIEALAYTVPELAGFYPLSLSARTQVLKGRLNSQEVMPYFRDLTDPRHEVHTMYFHTRFSTNTDPHPSMAQPFRLMAHNGELNTDKKNRLSEAAVALAKNASIVRPKGQSDSCRLDQTLQARVMEDGLDLVTAVVSMMPPAWENDDTLSPGVKAMLEYFSLYEEKNDGPAALIFGDGTIIGARLDRLGLRPLRTVETEDYLCVMSEAGQIAFPAESVIRRGRIEAGGMLYYDHAARRAFSTVEALELLAARRDYPCLLSEARIMLEDLPEVPAEKQGSPLRYNGDLERHQRYVAYSHNQESFKFLMDPMLASGAEKISAMGYGNAINALSDQEGGVAKYFSQRFAQVTNPPLDSIREADGMTLRVALGAKPNSGAKKARQIVVRSPILTHLDMLRIREQPETPVRRFEMLYTPVSDTADANEVALRQAIDGLCDEVVAFAADEGGIAVITDRHVSAGRAALPMIMVVSAINQRLIEEGLRLRVSLIVESGQFSSSHHIAAGLGFGASAVYPLGVQFRAEEKFGADADKAFKRFAKAAEKSLMKTMGKVGLCTAESYIGGEFFEPNFLDTDDPVLKRYFPNVKTPVGGVNFAVIAQAVADWHRKALSVKDENDIPLLGLFKERAEGAGHSYGTTAVRGFVDMTEEKIGFDKGTENEEALRLLPLNRLEDAFGLNDAAYYHNSFDRLTPEAIDAFEVTPGYRSFARMMAEERARRPAALRDVLELPADVTFAGSAEEFRREMGRFSRQGNNSFMVRGLLCEEAGDGAFRLQLTGPHGHELARLAALGQSLLDRFGDDIAGHWLEGGALMVQARGEASAYLSLIRTAPASVPLDTVQKASEITKTLASGAMSHGALVAAAHEAVAHGTNMVGGMSNSGEGGEHISRYGTIRASRIKQFASGRFGVWAGYLADPMLEEIEIKIGQGAKPGEGGQLPSPKVTVEIAAARGGTPGVELVSPPPHHDTYSIEDLAQLIHDAKAARVRVIVKLVSSEGIGTIAVGVAKAGADVINVAGNTGGTGAAAVTSLKYTGRAAEIGIAEVHQALCATGLRAKVLLRCSGAHQTASDVVKSALLGGDSFEFGTTALMMLKCVMAKNCNIKCPAGLTTNQEAFNGDPRALAQYLMNIAHETREILATLGLRSLREARGRSDLLHLLDHPASVGQLDLRAMLAVVEEVKIDSPVYMEKDFALDDAFIELVRSALVDSRRENIELGGNRFLNNCNKSVGGQLAVDIERMLNHELSDEEADALPAVKRDSRGRRFLEAGSVRIDTSGSAGQSFGAFCNDGMVMIHTGTCNDGVGKSACGGTIVVRSPGGGSQEAGGNVLVGNFALFGATGGRTFVEGQAGDRFAVRNSGATAVVEGVGDFACEYMTNGAVLNLGSFGKGFGNGMSGGFVYQYDPYGDLPKKVSHDSILLGSITGEDEQAAIHNQAVHQLLSWHVAETGSAKAAWFLENWESEQHNFVYGMPRALLLYQDSDEILKAKPRKELLEELASALAAHQLRKFKLAYRDRKSVLNGTVPGYGETDTEDMYALINNYTVLSMAQAIALQRVPMASGPSDPGIEKAVRNLILTEDYALMQRLLKYAREALSDHGDEQLAVMIAAKRLDDYKQALARRNIWSVDSPGTYGWIMQQSCKNIEKIGRLPGFEELFAARAIPDLATASSQNRAA; via the coding sequence TTGAGTGTGACGGAGCAAAAATTCGGCCTTTACGATGCGGCTTTTGAAAAAAGCAGCTGTGGCGTCGGTTTCATCACCCGCAAGGATGGCATGCAGACGCATGATGTGCTGAAGCGCGGTCATGAGGCGCTCTGTGCCGTGCCGCATCGCGGCGGCATGTCGGCGGAAGGCGTTGGTGATGGCGCGGGCGTGTCGCTGGACCTGTCGCTCTCCTTTTTCCGTGAGCTGACGGGACAAGGTTCCCTCAAGGCCGGCCGGTTCGGCGTCGGCAATTTTTTCCTGCCGCAGAACCCGGCTTTCCACGGTGAGGCCGTCGGTATCATCGGCAGCGCTCTGAAAGAGCAGGGATTTTCGGTCCTGCTGGTGCGCGATGTGCCGGTGAATGATGCGGCCATCCGTCCCGCCGCAATCCCTTACCAGTTACCGATCCGCCAATGGGTCTTTTCGGCACCCATGGAATGCGCGACCCTCGCCGAATTCGACTGGCGCATCCATAAGGCTCTGCTCGCCATCGAAGCGCTCGCTTACACCGTGCCGGAGCTTGCCGGTTTTTATCCGCTGTCGCTCAGCGCGCGCACGCAGGTGCTCAAGGGGCGTCTGAACTCCCAGGAGGTCATGCCCTATTTCCGCGATCTGACAGATCCGCGCCATGAAGTGCATACGATGTATTTCCACACGCGGTTCTCCACCAATACCGATCCGCACCCCTCCATGGCGCAGCCCTTCCGCCTGATGGCGCATAATGGCGAACTCAACACCGACAAGAAAAACCGGCTATCGGAAGCGGCCGTGGCGCTGGCGAAGAATGCCAGCATCGTCAGGCCCAAGGGCCAGTCGGATAGCTGCCGTCTGGACCAGACATTGCAGGCGCGGGTGATGGAGGATGGTCTCGACCTCGTCACCGCCGTGGTCTCGATGATGCCGCCGGCCTGGGAGAACGACGACACGCTCTCGCCCGGTGTGAAGGCGATGCTGGAATATTTCTCGCTCTATGAGGAAAAGAACGACGGCCCGGCCGCGCTGATCTTCGGCGATGGCACTATCATCGGCGCGCGTCTCGATCGCCTTGGCCTGCGTCCCCTGCGCACCGTGGAAACGGAAGACTATCTCTGCGTCATGTCAGAGGCCGGTCAGATCGCCTTTCCGGCCGAGAGCGTCATCCGTCGCGGCCGTATCGAGGCAGGGGGCATGCTTTATTACGATCACGCCGCGCGCCGCGCCTTTTCCACCGTCGAAGCGCTTGAGCTTCTGGCGGCCCGGCGGGACTATCCGTGCCTGCTATCGGAAGCGCGCATCATGCTTGAGGACCTGCCGGAAGTACCGGCGGAAAAGCAGGGCTCGCCACTGCGTTATAATGGCGATCTGGAACGGCATCAGCGTTATGTCGCCTATTCGCACAATCAGGAAAGCTTCAAGTTCCTGATGGACCCGATGCTGGCCTCCGGTGCCGAAAAGATCTCGGCCATGGGTTATGGCAACGCCATCAACGCCCTGTCCGATCAGGAAGGTGGGGTCGCAAAGTATTTCTCGCAGCGTTTCGCACAGGTCACCAATCCGCCGCTCGACAGTATCCGCGAAGCCGATGGCATGACACTGCGGGTAGCCTTGGGCGCGAAGCCGAACAGCGGTGCGAAGAAAGCTCGCCAGATCGTCGTGCGCTCCCCGATCCTCACCCACCTCGACATGCTGCGCATTCGCGAACAGCCCGAGACACCCGTTCGCCGTTTCGAAATGCTCTATACGCCGGTCTCCGACACTGCCGATGCCAACGAAGTGGCCCTCCGGCAGGCGATCGACGGCCTCTGCGATGAGGTCGTGGCTTTCGCGGCTGACGAAGGCGGCATTGCCGTCATCACCGACCGGCATGTCTCGGCAGGCCGTGCGGCCTTGCCGATGATCATGGTCGTTTCCGCCATCAATCAGCGGCTGATCGAGGAAGGCCTGCGGCTGCGCGTTTCCCTGATCGTCGAAAGCGGACAGTTTTCCTCCTCCCATCACATTGCAGCCGGTCTCGGTTTCGGCGCTTCGGCGGTCTACCCACTCGGCGTGCAGTTCCGTGCGGAGGAGAAATTCGGGGCCGATGCCGACAAGGCGTTCAAGCGCTTCGCCAAGGCGGCTGAAAAGTCGCTGATGAAGACAATGGGCAAGGTCGGCCTGTGTACGGCGGAAAGCTACATCGGCGGCGAGTTTTTCGAGCCGAACTTCCTTGATACCGACGATCCGGTGCTGAAGCGCTATTTCCCCAATGTGAAAACCCCTGTCGGTGGCGTCAACTTCGCCGTCATCGCGCAGGCGGTGGCGGACTGGCACCGCAAGGCGCTGTCGGTGAAGGATGAGAACGACATTCCCCTGCTCGGCCTCTTCAAGGAACGTGCGGAAGGTGCCGGCCATTCCTATGGCACGACGGCGGTTCGCGGCTTCGTGGATATGACGGAGGAAAAGATCGGTTTCGACAAGGGAACCGAAAACGAGGAGGCGCTGCGCCTCCTGCCGCTCAACCGGCTTGAGGATGCCTTCGGTCTCAACGATGCGGCCTATTATCACAACAGCTTCGACCGGCTGACCCCCGAGGCCATCGACGCGTTCGAGGTGACACCCGGTTACCGTTCCTTTGCCCGTATGATGGCGGAAGAAAGGGCGCGACGTCCGGCCGCCCTGCGCGATGTTCTGGAATTGCCGGCCGATGTGACCTTCGCCGGTTCGGCCGAAGAATTCCGCCGGGAAATGGGTCGCTTCTCCCGGCAGGGCAACAACAGCTTCATGGTGCGCGGATTGCTGTGCGAAGAGGCGGGAGACGGCGCGTTCCGGCTGCAATTGACCGGTCCGCATGGTCACGAACTTGCCCGCCTTGCCGCACTCGGCCAGTCGCTGCTCGACCGCTTCGGTGACGATATCGCCGGGCATTGGCTGGAAGGCGGCGCGCTCATGGTTCAGGCGAGGGGTGAGGCCTCCGCCTACCTCTCGCTTATCCGCACCGCGCCGGCGAGCGTTCCGCTCGATACGGTGCAGAAGGCGAGCGAGATCACCAAGACGCTGGCGTCGGGTGCGATGAGCCATGGCGCGCTGGTCGCGGCCGCCCATGAGGCGGTGGCGCATGGCACAAACATGGTCGGCGGCATGTCGAATTCGGGAGAGGGCGGCGAGCATATCTCCCGTTACGGCACCATCCGTGCCTCGCGCATCAAGCAGTTCGCCTCCGGCCGCTTCGGTGTCTGGGCCGGTTATCTTGCCGATCCGATGCTGGAAGAGATCGAGATCAAGATCGGTCAGGGCGCAAAGCCGGGTGAGGGCGGGCAGCTGCCGTCTCCTAAGGTGACGGTGGAAATCGCGGCGGCACGTGGAGGCACGCCGGGCGTCGAACTCGTTTCGCCGCCGCCGCATCACGATACCTATTCGATCGAGGATCTGGCCCAGCTTATCCACGATGCCAAGGCGGCGCGCGTGCGCGTCATCGTCAAGCTCGTCTCGTCGGAAGGCATCGGCACCATTGCGGTCGGCGTCGCCAAGGCGGGGGCGGATGTCATCAATGTCGCCGGCAATACCGGCGGTACGGGTGCGGCGGCCGTCACCAGCCTCAAATATACCGGCCGTGCGGCGGAAATCGGCATCGCCGAGGTGCATCAGGCGCTGTGCGCCACCGGCCTGCGCGCCAAGGTGCTGCTGCGTTGTTCCGGCGCGCACCAGACGGCAAGCGACGTGGTGAAATCAGCCCTTCTTGGCGGCGACAGCTTCGAATTCGGCACCACGGCGCTGATGATGCTGAAATGCGTCATGGCGAAGAACTGCAACATCAAGTGCCCGGCTGGTCTCACCACCAATCAGGAAGCCTTCAACGGCGATCCGCGGGCGCTGGCGCAATATCTCATGAACATCGCCCATGAAACGCGCGAAATCCTGGCCACTCTCGGCCTGCGTTCGTTGCGGGAGGCGCGAGGCCGCTCCGATCTCCTTCACCTCCTCGATCATCCGGCAAGCGTCGGCCAGCTTGACCTCCGGGCAATGCTTGCCGTGGTCGAAGAGGTGAAGATCGACAGCCCGGTCTATATGGAAAAGGATTTTGCGCTGGACGATGCCTTCATCGAACTCGTGCGCTCGGCGCTGGTCGACAGCAGGCGCGAGAACATCGAGCTTGGCGGCAATCGTTTCCTCAACAATTGCAACAAGAGCGTCGGCGGCCAGCTCGCCGTCGATATCGAACGCATGCTGAACCATGAGCTTTCCGACGAAGAGGCGGATGCGCTGCCGGCGGTGAAGCGCGACAGCCGTGGCCGCCGGTTCCTGGAAGCGGGGTCGGTGCGCATCGATACGTCAGGTTCCGCCGGTCAGTCCTTCGGCGCTTTCTGCAATGACGGCATGGTCATGATCCATACCGGCACCTGCAATGACGGCGTTGGCAAAAGCGCCTGTGGCGGCACCATCGTCGTGCGCTCTCCCGGCGGCGGTTCGCAAGAGGCGGGCGGCAATGTGCTGGTCGGTAATTTCGCGCTGTTCGGCGCCACTGGCGGCCGCACCTTTGTGGAAGGTCAGGCCGGTGACCGTTTCGCGGTGCGCAATTCCGGCGCAACCGCCGTTGTCGAAGGCGTGGGTGATTTCGCCTGCGAATACATGACCAATGGCGCGGTCTTGAACCTCGGCAGTTTCGGCAAGGGCTTCGGCAACGGCATGAGCGGCGGTTTCGTTTATCAATACGATCCCTATGGTGATCTGCCGAAGAAGGTCAGCCACGATTCGATCCTGCTCGGCTCGATCACTGGCGAAGATGAGCAGGCCGCGATCCATAATCAGGCCGTCCACCAGCTTCTGTCCTGGCACGTCGCGGAAACCGGCTCGGCCAAGGCGGCATGGTTCCTGGAAAACTGGGAGAGCGAACAGCATAATTTCGTCTACGGCATGCCGCGCGCCCTGCTGCTTTATCAGGACAGCGACGAAATTCTCAAAGCCAAGCCCCGCAAGGAGCTGCTGGAGGAACTGGCCTCCGCGCTTGCCGCCCATCAGCTACGCAAGTTCAAGCTCGCCTACCGCGACCGCAAGTCCGTGCTGAACGGAACGGTGCCGGGTTACGGCGAGACGGATACGGAAGACATGTATGCGCTCATCAATAACTACACGGTGTTGAGCATGGCGCAGGCCATCGCCCTGCAGCGGGTGCCGATGGCATCAGGTCCTTCCGATCCCGGCATTGAAAAAGCCGTGCGCAATCTCATCCTCACGGAAGATTATGCGCTGATGCAGCGTTTGCTGAAATATGCGCGCGAGGCGCTTTCCGATCATGGCGACGAACAGCTTGCGGTGATGATCGCCGCCAAGCGGCTCGACGATTACAAGCAGGCGCTGGCGCGCCGCAACATCTGGTCGGTGGACAGCCCCGGCACCTATGGCTGGATCATGCAGCAGAGTTGCAAAAACATCGAGAAGATCGGCCGCCTGCCGGGCTTCGAGGAGCTTTTTGCTGCCCGCGCCATACCGGACCTCGCCACCGCATCCAGCCAGAACAGGGCAGCATGA
- the fabI gene encoding enoyl-ACP reductase FabI, whose product MNGIMQGKRGLIMGVANNHSIAWGISKALAAQGAELAFTYQGEALGKRVKPLAAELGSDFIVPCDVEDIASVDALFATIREKWGSLDFVVHAIGFSDKNELKGLYADTTRDNFSRTMVISCFSFTEIAKRAAELMTNGGSMLTLTYNGSQRVIPNYNVMGVAKAALEASVRYLAADYGPRDIRVNAISAGPVRTLAGAGISDARAIYAWNQKNAPLRRTADIDDIGGSALYLLSSLSRGVTGECHYVDCGYNITSTPTLEVLSKADAE is encoded by the coding sequence ATGAACGGCATCATGCAGGGTAAACGCGGCCTCATCATGGGCGTCGCAAACAATCACTCCATCGCCTGGGGTATCTCCAAGGCACTGGCGGCACAGGGTGCGGAACTGGCCTTCACCTATCAGGGTGAAGCGCTTGGCAAGCGTGTGAAGCCGCTGGCTGCCGAGCTCGGCTCCGACTTCATCGTGCCTTGCGATGTCGAGGATATCGCCTCGGTCGACGCCCTCTTTGCAACGATCCGCGAAAAGTGGGGCTCGCTGGATTTCGTCGTGCACGCCATCGGCTTTTCCGACAAGAACGAGCTGAAAGGCCTTTACGCGGATACGACGCGCGACAATTTCAGCCGCACCATGGTCATTTCCTGTTTCTCTTTCACGGAAATCGCCAAGCGCGCCGCTGAACTGATGACCAATGGCGGCTCGATGCTGACGCTGACCTATAATGGTTCGCAGCGCGTGATCCCGAACTACAACGTCATGGGCGTCGCCAAGGCGGCACTCGAGGCCTCCGTGCGTTATCTCGCCGCCGATTACGGTCCGCGTGACATCCGCGTCAACGCCATCTCGGCCGGCCCGGTCCGCACACTGGCGGGCGCCGGTATTTCGGATGCGCGGGCGATCTATGCATGGAACCAGAAAAACGCGCCTCTGAGACGCACGGCCGATATCGACGATATCGGCGGATCGGCGCTCTATCTGCTGTCCAGCCTGTCGCGCGGCGTGACCGGCGAATGCCACTATGTGGATTGCGGCTACAACATCACCTCGACACCCACACTCGAGGTTCTTTCAAAAGCGGATGCGGAATAA
- a CDS encoding TadE/TadG family type IV pilus assembly protein, with protein MRLARLTPLLRKFGISRDGTAAIEFAILAIPYFLVVFAIIETFIALIAEQVVVNATDTMARRLRTGQISSSISKEDFRKNFCNEVSVMITCSDDEIKTEQKLYIDLRSFPAFKDIPTTIPLKAYGEYYDLDTAEFGFKPGGPETINMLRVYYRWRVIADIIRPYLTKIRPADGSMPSHFLIVATDAFMNEKYTTSGGL; from the coding sequence ATGCGACTGGCCAGACTGACGCCATTGCTGAGAAAATTCGGAATCTCGCGCGACGGGACAGCGGCTATTGAATTCGCGATCCTCGCCATTCCCTACTTCCTCGTCGTCTTTGCAATCATCGAGACTTTCATCGCCCTGATAGCGGAACAGGTCGTCGTGAATGCCACGGACACGATGGCGCGGCGTCTGCGCACCGGGCAGATCAGCAGTTCGATTTCGAAAGAGGATTTTCGCAAGAACTTCTGCAACGAAGTTTCGGTGATGATCACCTGCTCTGACGATGAAATAAAAACCGAACAGAAACTTTATATCGACCTTCGCTCCTTTCCCGCCTTCAAGGATATTCCAACCACGATACCGCTGAAGGCCTATGGCGAATATTACGATCTCGATACGGCGGAATTCGGCTTCAAACCGGGCGGACCGGAAACGATCAACATGCTGCGCGTTTATTATCGCTGGCGCGTCATCGCCGATATCATCCGGCCATATCTCACAAAAATACGCCCGGCGGACGGGTCCATGCCCTCACATTTTCTCATCGTCGCGACCGACGCCTTCATGAACGAGAAATACACCACAAGCGGAGGCTTATAA
- a CDS encoding sulfite reductase subunit alpha has product MMKIPYIPEDAPFNGDQRAWLAGFLAGLHSRAAIGLETSVAAAAPKTAASVLNILVGTQTGNAEALAMDIAAAARTQGMQPVVTALDDVSMDSLGSMKRVIVVTSTYGEGEMPDNAQLFWEALAADGAPRLDEMNFAVLALGDTGYDGFCQAGKLIDTRFEQLGGKRMKTRIDCDIDFEDAATAWIGETLPLALALGGGDATATAAPAVAEPPMRAKQGWNRKNPYSARVSVNHRLSGPGSSKEIRHYEFDLGESGLDYEAGDALGVVPLNDPKLVGALLAHFGAGAESEVAGLDRPVGDALLNMFEISTPSRELVAEIGRRAGHDELSHILANGDREQLAAFLWSKDILDLVNLGGKPVFELAEFVTFLKPLQHRAYSISSSPLVAQNSVHLTIASVRYRAEGRERGGVCSTYLADRVEAGKTAGIFVSPNKAFRVPQDNAAPVIMVGPGTGIAPFRAFLQERQARGANGRNWLFFGDQHRQSDFIYENELGEMSRTGVLTRLDLAFSRDQAEKIYVQTRMRQNGKALYQWLEEGGYFYVCGDATRMAKDVDDALHQIVMDEAGISAEAAGDYVNRLKREKRYLRDVY; this is encoded by the coding sequence ATGATGAAGATACCCTATATTCCCGAAGACGCGCCCTTCAATGGTGACCAGCGCGCCTGGCTCGCCGGCTTTCTGGCCGGACTCCATTCCCGCGCCGCCATCGGTTTGGAGACATCGGTGGCCGCTGCCGCCCCCAAAACGGCTGCCAGCGTGCTGAACATCCTTGTCGGCACCCAGACTGGCAACGCCGAAGCTTTGGCGATGGATATCGCCGCCGCTGCGCGTACCCAGGGCATGCAGCCGGTGGTAACGGCGCTGGACGATGTATCCATGGACAGTCTCGGTTCCATGAAGCGGGTCATCGTCGTCACCTCGACCTATGGCGAAGGCGAGATGCCTGACAATGCCCAGTTGTTCTGGGAGGCGCTTGCCGCTGACGGCGCGCCGCGACTGGACGAGATGAATTTTGCCGTGCTTGCGCTCGGCGATACCGGTTACGACGGCTTCTGCCAGGCGGGCAAGCTCATCGATACGCGCTTCGAACAGCTTGGCGGCAAGCGCATGAAGACGCGGATCGACTGCGATATCGACTTTGAGGATGCGGCCACTGCATGGATCGGCGAGACCCTGCCGCTCGCGCTCGCCCTTGGCGGTGGTGATGCGACGGCTACGGCCGCGCCTGCGGTCGCCGAACCGCCGATGCGGGCGAAGCAGGGCTGGAACCGCAAGAACCCCTATTCGGCGCGGGTAAGCGTCAATCACCGTCTTTCCGGCCCGGGCTCGTCGAAGGAGATCCGCCACTACGAATTCGATCTTGGGGAAAGCGGGCTCGATTATGAGGCGGGTGATGCCCTTGGCGTCGTTCCCCTCAACGATCCGAAACTTGTCGGCGCGCTGCTCGCGCATTTCGGCGCGGGCGCAGAGAGTGAAGTCGCAGGACTGGATCGCCCGGTCGGCGATGCGCTTCTCAACATGTTCGAAATCTCGACACCCTCGCGCGAGCTCGTCGCCGAAATCGGCCGGCGCGCAGGGCATGATGAGCTCAGCCACATCCTTGCGAATGGGGACAGGGAGCAACTTGCTGCCTTTCTCTGGAGCAAGGATATTCTCGATCTGGTCAATCTCGGCGGAAAACCCGTATTCGAGCTTGCGGAATTCGTGACCTTCCTGAAGCCGCTGCAGCATCGCGCCTACTCCATCTCCTCCAGCCCGCTGGTTGCGCAAAACAGCGTGCATCTGACGATTGCCAGCGTGCGTTATCGCGCCGAGGGGCGTGAGCGTGGCGGCGTATGCTCCACCTATCTGGCGGATCGGGTGGAGGCTGGTAAGACTGCCGGAATTTTCGTTTCGCCTAACAAGGCGTTCCGCGTGCCACAGGATAATGCCGCGCCTGTCATCATGGTCGGGCCGGGCACGGGCATTGCACCATTCCGGGCTTTTCTGCAGGAACGACAGGCGAGGGGTGCAAACGGCAGGAACTGGTTGTTCTTTGGCGACCAGCACCGGCAGTCGGATTTCATCTACGAAAACGAGCTTGGCGAAATGAGCCGCACGGGCGTGCTGACGCGCCTCGATCTCGCCTTTTCGCGCGATCAGGCGGAAAAGATCTATGTGCAGACGCGCATGCGCCAGAACGGCAAGGCGCTTTATCAATGGCTCGAAGAGGGAGGCTATTTCTACGTCTGCGGCGATGCGACCCGCATGGCGAAGGACGTCGACGATGCCCTGCATCAGATCGTCATGGATGAGGCGGGCATTTCTGCTGAAGCGGCAGGCGATTATGTGAACCGGCTGAAGCGCGAAAAACGTTATCTGCGCGACGTCTATTAG
- the fabB gene encoding beta-ketoacyl-ACP synthase I — MRRVVVTGLGIVSSIGGDAAEVTASLRDAKSGISFSPDFAEHGFKCQVWGKPSLDPTDLVDRRAMRFLSQGGAWNHVAMKQAIADSGLEESDISGNERTGIIMGSGGPSTRTIVEAADITLKNNSPKRIGPFAVPKAMSSTASATLATWFKIHGVNYSISSACSTSAHCIGNAAEMIQWGKQDIMFAGGHEDLDWSMSNLFDAMGAMSSKYNETPSVASRAYDVNRDGFVIAGGAGVLVLEELEHAKARGAKIYAEIVGYGATSDGYDMVAPSGEGAIRCMRQALSTVKGDIDYINTHGTSTPVGDSKEIGAIREVFGDKIPHVQSTKSLTGHSLGAAGVQESIYGLLMMQERFIGESAHISELDPEFAGVPIVRSRIDNARIDTILSNSFGFGGTNATLVFQRHNG; from the coding sequence ATGAGACGAGTTGTTGTCACCGGCCTCGGTATTGTTTCTTCCATCGGCGGTGATGCCGCTGAAGTCACCGCATCGTTGCGCGATGCGAAATCCGGCATTTCCTTTTCGCCGGATTTTGCCGAACACGGTTTCAAGTGCCAGGTCTGGGGCAAACCCTCTCTCGACCCGACCGATCTGGTCGACCGCCGCGCCATGCGCTTCCTGTCACAGGGCGGCGCGTGGAACCATGTCGCCATGAAGCAGGCGATCGCCGATTCCGGTCTCGAAGAGAGCGACATCAGCGGCAACGAACGCACCGGCATCATCATGGGTTCGGGCGGTCCTTCCACCCGCACCATCGTCGAGGCCGCAGACATTACGCTGAAGAACAACAGCCCGAAGCGCATCGGCCCCTTTGCCGTGCCGAAGGCCATGTCCTCCACCGCCTCCGCGACGCTTGCCACCTGGTTCAAGATCCATGGCGTCAATTATTCCATCTCGTCGGCCTGCTCCACCTCGGCGCATTGTATCGGCAACGCCGCCGAAATGATCCAGTGGGGCAAGCAGGACATAATGTTCGCGGGCGGCCATGAGGATCTCGACTGGTCGATGTCCAACCTCTTCGACGCCATGGGCGCCATGTCGTCCAAATATAACGAGACCCCGAGCGTCGCCTCGCGCGCCTATGACGTCAACCGCGACGGTTTCGTGATTGCCGGCGGTGCGGGCGTGCTGGTTCTCGAAGAGCTGGAACATGCGAAGGCGCGCGGCGCGAAGATCTACGCCGAAATCGTCGGTTACGGTGCGACCTCCGACGGTTACGACATGGTGGCCCCTTCGGGCGAAGGCGCGATCCGCTGCATGCGGCAGGCGCTTTCCACCGTCAAGGGCGACATCGACTACATCAACACCCACGGCACCTCGACGCCGGTTGGCGACAGCAAGGAAATCGGCGCGATCCGTGAAGTCTTCGGTGACAAGATCCCGCATGTCCAGTCGACCAAGTCTCTCACCGGCCATTCACTGGGTGCGGCTGGCGTGCAGGAATCGATCTACGGCCTGTTGATGATGCAGGAACGCTTCATCGGCGAAAGCGCGCATATTTCCGAGCTCGATCCGGAATTTGCAGGCGTTCCGATCGTTCGCAGCCGCATCGACAACGCCAGGATCGACACCATCCTTTCCAATTCCTTCGGCTTCGGCGGCACCAACGCCACGCTCGTCTTCCAGCGTCATAACGGATAA